The genomic segment TTTATGTCGCCATGGATAAAAAACTGGATGCACGCCAATATCTGTTAAGCCTGCAACAGAACTATCATAACGATGATGACATTGAGGGTATGATCCAAGAAAGACTGGAAAAGCTGAAATAAAAAGAATATAATGAATATGAGAAAGATACAATATATCTTCAGCGGAATAGCGCTGATGACCTTACCTTTGGGCATTCACGCCCAGCAACAGGCCAAAGATTCCACAGTGAACCGTACAGTCGTTGTGGAACAGGAATACAATCCCGACATTCTGGATGCATCCAAAATAAATGTGCTTCCCAAAGTGGAGCCGCCAACTGCCAGCAAAAGAGTTGTGGAATATGATGCAACCCTCATGCCCGCCAATGCCATCCCTGCAACCGTCATGCAGGCGTATACCGGAAAAGAAACACAGGCCAAGGCACAGCCCGGATACGTCAGGTTAGGATACGGCAATTACGGCAACTTAGATGCACGTGCCAACTATCTGTTTACACTATCCGGCAAAGACCGCCTGAATCTGAATTTCCACATGAACGGCAGGGACGGCAAACTCGATTTACCGGAAAATGGCGGCAAATGGAATTCTTATTATTATCGTACACATGCCAACATAGATTATCTGCATCGTTTCAAGAAAGTGGATCTGAACATCGCAGGCAACTTCGGACTGAGCAACTTCAATTTCCTGCCTGATGCAGCCGTCAGAAAACAGAAATTCACCTCCGGAGACATTCATTTCGGAGTGAAATCCACTGATACGGAACTGCCCCTCCAATTCAGTGCGGAGACGAACTTGATGCTCTACGAACGCCAATACGATCTCGGCATATCGGATAATCAGGAGAATATAATCCGCACCAAAGCACAGGTCGCAGGAAGCATCTCGGAGGAACAAATCATCGGCATCGCCTTTGCAATGGATAATGTGTTTTATAAGAACAATGATTTTGAAAACTACACATCGCTCAATCTGAACCCGCACTACCGGTTGGAAAATGACGACTGGAAAATACGTCTGGGCGCACAAGTTGATATGGCTTTCGGCTTCGGAAAGAAGTTCCGGGCAGCACCTGATGTGTCCGTAGAATATAATTTCTCGGACAGCTATATCCTCTATGCACAGGCCAAAGGGGGAAAACTGCAAAATGACTTCCGCCGTCTGGAAACATTCTGTCCGTACGGGCAGATAACTCCGCAGCTGGACGCCACCTATGAACAACTGAATACCGCCATCGGCTTCAAAGCCAGCCCGGCAGCAGGTTTATGGCTAAACTTATACGGCGGATACCAGAACCTAAAGGATGATTTGTTTTTCCAACCGACAATCCTCACTCCTGCCGCAAGCGAGCCCTATCCGATGCTCTCCATCAACCAGTGGAACACAAGTAACTTTTATGCCGGCGCGGAACTGCGTTACGACTATAAAAATATATTTTCATTCTCCGCTGCCGGAGTCTATCGCAGCTGGGATACAAAAGATGACAGCCAGCTCACCGGGAACTATGCACTTGCCTACAAACCGGCTTTTGAGGCCAATCTGCATATAGATGTACGTCCCATATCCTCTGTACTCCTCAGCCTCGGTTATCAGCATGTCTCACGCGAGAAAGTGGAAGAAAGCAAGGTTGATGCAGTTAATAACCTTTATCTGGGCGGTACTTACGAGTTCCTGAAAGGAATATCCGTCTATGCCCGTATCAACAATTTGTTAAACCGGGATTACCAATATTATTGGGGATACCCGACCGAAGGCATCAACTTCATCGGTGGCGTAAGTTTCAAATTCTAATAGCCGGAATCAGAGACATTACGAACAAAAAAGACCTTTTTTGCTAAATTCTCCTTATATTATAAGGTGGTAAGTTTGTTTTTTCCTACTTTTGCGGGCAAAATCAGTGGCTGGAGTCACTATAAAACAGAAATTTATGCAGAAAAACCTTGTCATTGTCGAGTCTCCGGCAAAAGCAAAAACCATTGAGAAGTTCCTCGGAAAGGACTATAAAGTACTTTCCAGCTATGGCCATATACGCGATTTGAAGAAAAAAGAGTTCAGTATTGATATCGATAAGAACTTCAAACCGCATTATGAAATTCCGGGAGATAAGAAAAAGGTTGTAGAAGAGCTGAAAGCCGAAGCCAAAGAAGCGGAAACCGTATGGCTGGCATCCGATGAGGACCGCGAAGGAGAAGCAATTGCATGGCATTTATATGAAGTGCTGAAGCTGAAACCGGAACATACCAAGCGTATCGTTTTCCATGAAATCACCAAAAGCGCCATTCTAAAGGCTATTGAGAAGCCACGTAATATTGACATCAATTTGGTGGATGCGCAGCAGGCACGCCGTATTTTGGACCGCATTGTAGGTTTTGAACTCTCACCCGTATTGTGGAGAAAAGTAAAACCCGCTCTTTCTGCCGGACGTGTGCAGTCGGTAGCCGTCCGCCTCATCGTAGAGCGCGAACGCGAGGTACAGGCTTTCCAGTCGGAGGCATCCTA from the Bacteroides eggerthii genome contains:
- a CDS encoding TonB-dependent receptor; its protein translation is MRKIQYIFSGIALMTLPLGIHAQQQAKDSTVNRTVVVEQEYNPDILDASKINVLPKVEPPTASKRVVEYDATLMPANAIPATVMQAYTGKETQAKAQPGYVRLGYGNYGNLDARANYLFTLSGKDRLNLNFHMNGRDGKLDLPENGGKWNSYYYRTHANIDYLHRFKKVDLNIAGNFGLSNFNFLPDAAVRKQKFTSGDIHFGVKSTDTELPLQFSAETNLMLYERQYDLGISDNQENIIRTKAQVAGSISEEQIIGIAFAMDNVFYKNNDFENYTSLNLNPHYRLENDDWKIRLGAQVDMAFGFGKKFRAAPDVSVEYNFSDSYILYAQAKGGKLQNDFRRLETFCPYGQITPQLDATYEQLNTAIGFKASPAAGLWLNLYGGYQNLKDDLFFQPTILTPAASEPYPMLSINQWNTSNFYAGAELRYDYKNIFSFSAAGVYRSWDTKDDSQLTGNYALAYKPAFEANLHIDVRPISSVLLSLGYQHVSREKVEESKVDAVNNLYLGGTYEFLKGISVYARINNLLNRDYQYYWGYPTEGINFIGGVSFKF